A genome region from Manis pentadactyla isolate mManPen7 chromosome 5, mManPen7.hap1, whole genome shotgun sequence includes the following:
- the BOD1L1 gene encoding biorientation of chromosomes in cell division protein 1-like 1 isoform X5, with amino-acid sequence MATNPQPQPPPPAPPPPPPQPQPPPPPPGPGAGPGAGGAGGTGAGAGDPQLVAMIVNHLKSQGLFDQFRRDCLADVDTKPAYQNLRQRVDNFVANHLATHTWSPHLNKNQLRNNIRQQVLKSGMLESGIDRIISQVVDPKINHTFRPQVEKAVHEFLATLNHREEASGSMAPDDEKPDPSAVTPGVPAPGPSANVANDAMSILETITSLNQEASAARASTETSNTKTSERVSKKLPSQPSADTSTEKERASEDTADREKSLPDSIGEEQETAPKSEELSDLPCQVEEIKNHMKESNNSSVLLNKDIQQESNDQKNKPIDKGEKKPDSNDKGERKKEKKEKTEKKLDHSKRTEDTQKVKDEKPAKEKEVECSKLPSEKNSNKTKTIEGTKEDCSLIDSDVDGLTDITVSSVHTSDLSSFEEDTEEEVVVSDSMEEGEIASDDEEKNKQSKTKTQTSDPSEGKAKSVRHAYVHKPYLYSKYYSDSDDELTVEQRRQSIAKEKEERLLRRQINREKLEEKRKQKAEKTKSSKAKSQGKNSVDLEDSSTKSLEPKAPRIKEVLKERKVLEKKVALSKKRKKDSRNAEDNSKRKQSEEDSKETPKTSEHCEKEKLSSSKDSKHVHAKSESSKPTRRLSESLHSADENKNESKIEREHKRRTSTPVVVEGAQEETDTRDGKKQVERSEIGTEEPQKQKSTLKNEKHLKKDDPETAHVKSLPKKEGKSSKEKPEKEKTPSEDKLSVKHKYKGDGMHKTGDETELHSSEKGLKVDENIQKQSQQTKLSSDDKAERKSKHRNERKLSILGKDGKPVSEYIIKTDENVRKENNKKERHTSAEKSKAEHKSRRSSDSKVQKGSLSSKQHGITLQRRSENYSEDKCDMDSASLDISSKPEDVVHKEKRRTKSLLDEKLGLKSKSKGQGKQLKVVETELQESVPKLVTTAKPDKEKNTEESDPDRQRKPKVEDKPPEETGVEPVLESAAPPAHGTQRESGHRAKAALAKERYKGDKDSAAFRLERKLPEGHRSRSLKHSSKEAKKKEENKPDDKDGKEVDSNHEKARGNSSILEKKLSRRLCENRRGSLSQEMTKGEEKLVANALGTPSTSSFQRPKKSCDTTLMPEQEPMETDYEPAIEKAFEVSKTQDSSNDSSQEDVDTENVMKQKATAMVLKEELRTSTVDSKTAAPAWKSGRGTGAVSTSEKHADHKSTLTKKPHIPNAVSRLNPGEKEPTQPETHGMNVDCETSHQLLHHAPSENGRAQKNLKNTARPTEEHVARGDSALVHSPDLGLSPSLSSVTVVPQKRSPDSDVIPVVDRRTELEGGAASTSLVDRPDIPKQSLIVTTESEVPGTSQEGGAVSTVDTPAKAGIESKRHIPKSYQVPVLHKQEKVNMPLSSTLTDVVIENENVNKDGGFVDMSRKESDLSTGPSSKQTIQAAVENGEKDDSAVDHRGMSMEKDAKAVELKHRRGLERTSVDVERRNENSEVDTSAGSNASSALRHRNRKTENENVATGSDSAEKASIATSTEGKDKGISLNPVKARHATTTSSGTADSEAAMPYVSTEADEGFLTGVCSPHNPLHAGAATRDCTVFAAAEEGGGIVTEGFAESETLLTSTKEGESGECTMAEPGERAADPVTAHTVAVEDNVSSVVTEEKDDAVTSAGSEGKCDDSSSRDSEVVEGTVTFISEVESDGAVTSAGTEIREGSLSSEDVDGFQRNMTTVGPKKETEGTVTCTGTERSGSSVVCSVTGAGPQEEHLVTGAAVVLVGDDTPPGTSTTQEGDGSVNDGTEGESAVTSTGITEEDGEELAGCTGLEESIEDFAPSSESEENGESAMDSTIAKDVTKVPLVAAGPCDDEGIVTSTGAKEEDEEGEGVVTSTGRGNEVGHISTCTGTEEDTEGVSVCESAEGDSPTGTAAGHVEAEAGAAITNANESNIDSRSGAEEEMKDTEICSSAKGIVESSVTSAVSGKGEGASVPAGCEGPMTSAASGPSDSQLTREEKVEDLTISTGLVGDSYEVLVSGAVPEYAVHHMSPSEKEDEGIITSVENEECDGLMATTASDNITNQTCLAGVKSQGKGLVISTSTTNDYTTQLSMIVDVEGGRSGALRTEENVEGTRVNTGEFEAPTPSAVSGDEGQLTATRNEEKDECAMISTSLGEEFEVPISSATTTKCAEGQQPGAAVEERAKGPIVVTDDFEVPMPSARTELESPLASTSKEDKDECALISTSIAEECEASVSGVVMEGENERPVTVMEEKDGSAIISTSSVEDCEGPVSSAVPREAVHPSVTPAEEVSDTTVMSTSTSEGREAVMMGAAPQDNSQPTVARMEDLSDAAIISTSTAECGLAVTSLDRHEENQLTASNSGGNNDLSATKVSKRKVSKREVPMPSLIAENSCQCSGPFAGGEAAGPALSTGEGQPGAECAQEKERHGKACPGRVPLAGRALCPVSASEKSVSLSSVKKEDKSEAGTAGDSAAASCSAGQGLERSADSPADLRGPGPEQPSGQTAEDSVSSRCLTAVNTGAENVDDMPQVKDTAAAQSSLLPDQQGPEDSLKTTTADCIHGQESKIAPSHATIHDVALSALTCEPDLTIESEPSGRQTVQGSSEKPDDGNSVLKSLQEEGDLRGTVSSEENLRAIGENLFILQRQ; translated from the exons ATGGCCACCAACCCGCAGCCGCAGCCGCCGCctcccgcgccgccgccgcccccgccgcagccgcagccgccgccgccgccgccgggcccCGGGGCCGGCCCGGGCGCGGGTGGGGCTGGCGGCACGGGGGCGGGCGCCGGGGATCCGCAGCTCGTGGCCATGATCGTGAACCACCTCAAGAGCCAGGGGCTCTTCGATCAGTTCCGCAGGGACTGCCTGGCCGACGTGGACACCAAG ccTGCCTATCAGAATCTGAGACAACGTGTTGACAACTTTGTTGCAAACCACTTAGCAACTCATACATGGAGTCCCCACCTTAATAAGAACCAGCTAAGAAACAATATTCGACAACAAGTCCTCAA ATCAGGAATGTTGGAGTCCGGTATCGACCGAATTATTTCTCAGGTTGTGGATCCCAAGATCAACCACACATTCAGGCCTCAGGTGGAGAAGGCTGTGCATGAGTTTTTGGCCACCCTAAATCACAGAGAGGAAGCAAGTGGCAGCATGGCTCCCGATGATGAGAAGCCAGACCCTTCTGCCGTTACACCAG GTGTTCCTGCTCCTGGACCCAGTGCTAATGTAGCTAATGATGCCATGTCAATCTTGGAAACCATAACTTCTCTTAACCAAGAAGCTAGTGCTGCCAGGGCTTCAACAGAAACATCAAATACCAAGACCAGTGAGAGAGTGTCCAAAAAACTCCCATCTCAGCCAAGTGCTGACACTAGTACTGAGAAGGAGAGAGCTTCAGAGGACACAGCTGACAGAGAGAAGTCTCTGCCTGACTCTATAGGGGAAGAACAGGAAACAGCACCTAAGTCTGAAGAACTTAGTGATCTTCCTTGTCAGgttgaagaaattaaaaatcacatgAAAGAGAGTAATAATAGTTCAGTTCTGCTAAATAAAGATATTCAACAGGAAAGCAATGACCAGAAAAATAAACCAATCGACAAAGgtgaaaagaagccagacagcaatgataaaggagaaagaaagaaagagaagaaggaaaagactgaaaaaaaattggATCACTCAAAAAGAACTGAAGATACACAGAAAGTAAAAGATGAAAAACCAGCGAAGGAAAAAGAAGTAGAGTGTTCAAAACTTCCTTCAGAAAAGAACAGTAATAAAACTAAAACCATCGAAGGGACAAAAGAAG ATTGCTCACTCATAGATTCTGATGTGGATGGACTTACAGACATCACAGTGAGCTCTGTCCATACCAGTGACCTTTCATCTTTTGAAGAAGACACTGAGGAGGAAGTTGTCGTGTCTGATAGCATGGAAGAAGGAGAGATTGCATCAGATG ATGAAGAGAAGAACAAGCAgagcaaaacaaaaactcaaactAGTGATCCCAgtgaaggaaaagcaaaaagtGTACGGCATGCTTATGTTCACAAGCCGTACCTTTACTCGAAGTATTATAGTGATTCCGATGATGAGCTTACTGTAGAACAACGGCGACAGTCGATT gctaaagaaaaagaagagaggctTTTAAGAAGGCAAATTAATAGAGAGAaacttgaagaaaaaagaaaacagaaagcagaaaagacCAAGTCTTCAAAAGCTAAGAGTCAAG GCAAAAATAGTGTGGACTTAGAAGACTCATCAACAAAGAGTCTGGAACCTAAAGCCCCCAGAATTAAAGAAGTCCTTAAAGAGCGGAAAGTTTTAGAGAAAAAAGTAGCcttaagcaaaaaaagaaaaaaagactcaag GAATGCTGAAGATAATTCTAAAAGGAAACAATCTGAAGAAGATTCCAAAGAAACCCCCAAAACAAGTGAG CATTGTGAAAAGGAAAAACTGTCTTCTTCAAAGGATTCAAAGCATGTTCATGCAAAAAGTGAATCCAGTAAACCCACCCGAAGACTTTCAGAATCTTTGCATTCAGCTGATGAGAACAAAAATGAATCCAAAATAGAAAGAGAACATAAAAGACGGACATCTACCCCTGTTGTGGTGGAAGGGGCACAGGAAGAGACTGAcacaagagatggaaaaaaacaagTGGAACGCTCAGAAATTGGCACAGAAGAACCCCAGAAACAGAAAAGCACACTCAAAAATGAAAAGCATCTAAAGAAAGATGATCCTGAAACAGCACATGTAAAAAGCCTCCCTAAGAAAGAGGGGAAATCCTCCAAAGAGAAGcctgaaaaagagaaaactcCATCAGAAGACAAATTGTCTGTGAAACATAAATATAAAGGTGATGGTATGCATAAGACAGGTGATGAGACTGAGCTCCACTCTTCTGAGAAAGGGTTAAAAGTAGATGAAAATATTCAGAAGCAAAGTCAACAAACAAAACTTTCTTCAGATGATAAAGCTGAACGAAAGAGTAAACACAGGAATGAAAGGAAATTATCAATTTTAGGCAAAGATGGAAAGCCAGTTTCGGAATACATTATAAAAACAGATGAGAATGTTcgtaaagaaaacaacaaaaaagagagacaCACATCAGCCGAAAAATCTAAGGCAGAGCACAAATCAAGAAGATCAAGTGATTCTAAAGTTCAGAAAGGTTCTCTGAGTTCCAAGCAACATGGAATCACATTACAGAGAAGAAGTGAAAATTATTCAGAGGACAAATGTGATATGGACTCAGCTAGTTTAGATATTAGTTCAAAACCAGAAGATGTTGTTCACAAGGAGAAGCGAAGAACAAAGAGCTTATTAGATGAGAAACTTGGATTGAAGTCTAAATCAAAAGGCCAAGGCAAACAGTTAAAAGTAGTCGAAACAGAATTACAAGAAAGTGTCCCAAAACTGGTGACCACTGCAAAACCAGATAAGGAGAAGAACACAGAAGAAAGTGACCCCGATAGACAACGAAAGCCTAAAGTTGAGGACAAGCCTCCAGAGGAAACTGGTGTTGAGCCTGTGTTAGAGAGCGCAGCGCCTCCGGCACATGGTACGCAGAGGGAGTCTGGTCACAGGGCCAAGGCAGCTCTAGCAAAGGAGAGATACAAGGGCGACAAAGACTCAGCCGCCTTCAGGCTTGAGAGGAAGTTGCCAGAGGGACACAGAAGCAGGAGCTTGAAGCACAGCAGCAAGGaagcaaaaaagaaggaagaaaataaaccagATGACAAGGATGGTAAAGAAGTTGACAGTAATCATGAAAAGGCCAGAGGGAATAGCTCAATCCTGGAAAAGAAACTAAGCAGAAGGTTGTGTGAAAATCGAAGAGGAAGCTTATCTCAAGAAATGaccaaaggagaagaaaaattagTAGCAAACGCTCTGGGCACTCCCAGTACTTCTTCCTTTCAGAGACCCAAAAAAAGTTGCGATACCACACTGATGCCTGAACAAGAGCCGATGGAAACTGATTATGAGCCAGccattgaaaaagcatttgaggtaTCTAAAACCCAAGACAGCAGCAATGATAGTTCTCAGGAAGACGTAGACACTGAAAATGttatgaaacaaaaagctactgccaTGGTTCTCAAGGAAGAATTAAGAACTTCCACAGTAGATTCAAAAACAGCAGCTCCAGCCTGGAAATCTGGACGTGGCACAGGAGCTGTTAGTACTTCTGAAAAGCATGCTGACCATAAAAGCACCCTGACCAAGAAGCCGCACATCCCAAATGCTGTGTCCAGACTGAATCCGGGGGAAAAAGAGCCCACTCAACCAGAAACTCATGGAATGAATGTAGACTGTGAAACCAGTCACCAACTGTTACATCATGCCCCATCAGAAAATGGTAGGGCacaaaagaatttgaaaaacacGGCCAGACCCACTGAAGAACACGTTGCTCGAGGAGACAGTGCTCTTGTACATTCCCCAGATTTAGGTCTCTCACCATCCTTAAGCTCAGTGACTGTTGTGCCTCAGAAACGATCTCCTGATTCAGATGTAATTCCCGTAGTTGACAGAAGAACTGAGCTAGAAGGTGGCGCAGCCAGCACCTCACTTGTGGACCGCCCTGATATCCCTAAGCAAAGTCTGATTGTTACCACAGAGTCAGAAGTCCCTGGAACAAGCCAAGAAGGCGGGGCAGTTTCCACAGTAGATACACCAGCAAAAGCAGGCATAGAGAGCAAAAGACACATTCCAAAAAGTTACCAGGTCCCTGTACTGCACAAACAAGAAAAAGTAAACATGCCTCTTAGTAGCACGTTAACAGATGTGGTGATAGAAAATGAGAATGTCAACAAAGACGGGGGATTTGTGGACATGTCCAGGAAAGAAAGTGACTTAAGTACGGGGCCCAGTTCAAAGCAGACAATTCAAGCTGCTGTAGAAAATGGTGAGAAGGATGACAGTGCTGTTGATCATAGAGGCATGAGTATGGAAAAAGATGCTAAAGCTGTTGAACTTAAGCATAGGAGAGGCCTGGAAAGAACATCAGTGGATgttgaaagaaggaatgaaaacagtGAGGTAGACACCAGTGCTGGAAGTAATGCATCCTCTGCTTTACgccatagaaatagaaaaactgagaATGAGAATGTGGCGACTGGGTCTGATTCTGCAGAAAAGGCTTCCATTGCTACCAGCactgaagggaaagacaaagGCATTTCCTTGAACCCAGTGAAAGCACGGCATGCCACGACCACGTCTTCAGGAACAGCAGACAGTGAAGCTGCCATGCCTTACGTGAGCACCGAGGCCGATGAAGGCTTCCTGACAGGCGTCTGTTCTCCCCACAATCCTCTTCATGCTGGGGCGGCAACCAGGGACTGCACCGTGTTTGCTGCAGCTGAAGAAGGTGGAGGCATCGTCACAGAAGGATTTGCCGAAAGCGAAACTCTTCTTACGAGCACCAAAGAAGGAGAAAGTGGGGAGTGCACGATGGCTGAACCTGGAGAAAGGGCAGCAGACCCTGTGACTGCTCACACAGTTGCAGTTGAAGACAATGTCAGTAGTGTTGTAACAGAAGAGAAAGACGATGCTGTAACCAGTGCAGGCTCCGAAGGAAAATGTGATGATTCCTCGAGTAGAGACTCAGAAGTAGTCGAAGGAACTGTTACTTTTATTAGTGAAGTTGAAAGTGATGGAGCAGTAACCAGTGCTGGGACAGAAATAAGAGAGGGGTCCTTAAGCAGTGAAGATGTAGATGGGTTCCAGAGAAATATGACGACAGTGGGCCCCAAGAAAGAAACTGAGGGGACAGTGACCTGCACTGGAACAGAAAGAAGTGGCAGCTCTGTCGTGTGCTCAGTGACTGGTGCAGGGCCGCAGGAGGAGCACCTGGTCACGGGTGCAGCGGTGGTCCTGGTAGGTGATGACACGCCCCCGGGAACGAGCACCACCCAGGAAGGGGATGGTTCTGTGAACGATGGCACAGAGGGTGAGAGTGCGGTCACCAGCACAGGGATAACAGAAGAAGACGGAGAGGAGCTGGCAGGTTGCACCGGCTTGGAAGAGAGCATCGAAGACTTTGCTCCAAGTTCTGAATCTGAAGAAAATGGGGAGAGTGCCATGGACAGCACTATAGCCAAAGACGTCACTAAGGTGCCCTTAGTTGCTGCTGGTCCATGTGATGACGAAGGCATTGTAACCAGCACCGGCGCAAAGGAGGAAGATGAGGAAGGTGAGGGCGTGGTGACGAGTACTGGGAGAGGGAATGAAGTCGGGCATATTTCCACTTGCACAGGGACAGAAGAAGACACTGAGGGGGTGTCCGTCTGTGAAAGTGCAGAAGGGGACAGTCCGACTGGTACGGCAGCAGGGCACGTGGAAGCTGAGGCTGGAGCCGCCATCACCAATGCAAATGAGAGCAACATTGACAGCAGGAGTGGCGCGGAGGAGGAAATGAAAGACACAGAGATCTGCTCCAGTGCGAAAGGGATTGTGGAAAGCAGCGTGACCAGTGCGGTTTCCGGGAAGGGTGAAGGGGCATCAGTTCCTGCAGGCTGCGAGGGCCCCATGACCAGTGCAGCCTCAGGACCAAGTGACAGTCAGCTCACTAGAGAAGAAAAAGTGGAAGATCTGACTATTTCCACTGGGCTGGTGGGGGACAGTTACGAGGTACTTGTGTCCGGCGCAGTCCCAGAATATGCAGTTCATCACATGTCGCCAAGTGAAAAAGAAGATGAAGGCATTATCACCTCTGTGGAAAATGAAGAATGTGATGGTCTCATGGCCACGACAGCCAGTGACAATATCACCAATCAGACTTGTTTAGCTGGGGTTAAAAGTCAAGGCAAAGGCTTGGTGATCTCCACCAGTACAACAAATGACTACACCACTCAACTAAGCATGATTGTAGATGTGGAAGGAGGTCGTTCAGGTGCTCTGAGAACTGAAGAGAATGTGGAAGGCACCAGGGTAAACACGGGAGAGTTCGAGGCCCCTACGCCCAGTGCAGTGTCGGGGGATGAGGGCCAACTCACTGCCACGAGGAATGAGGAGAAAGATGAGTGTGCCATGATTTCCACAAGCCTAGGGGAAGAGTTCGAAGTGCCTATTTCCAGTGCAACCACCACCAAATGTGCAGAAGGTCAGCAGCCAGGAGCAGCAGTTGAAGAAAGAGCTAAAGGTCCGATCGTGGTAACGGATGACTTCGAGGTGCCAATGCCCAGCGCACGCACAGAACTTGAAAGTCCTCTGGCCTCGACCAGCAAGGAGGACAAAGATGAATGTGCTCTCATTTCCACCAGCATAGCGGAAGAATGTGAAGCCTCTGTTTCTGGTGTGGTTATGGAAGGTGAAAACGAGAGGCCTGTTACGGTCATGGAAGAAAAGGACGGGAGCGCGATCATCTCCACAAGCTCAGTGGAAGACTGTGAGGGCCCCGTGTCCAGTGCCGTCCCTCGGGAAGCAGTCCACCCCTCAGTCACGCCGGCGGAAGAGGTAAGTGACACCACCGTGATGTCCACCAGCACCTCAGAAGGACGTGAAGCCGTCATGATGGGTGCTGCCCCACAGGACAACAGTCAGCCCACTGTTGCAAGAATGGAGGACTTGAGTGACGCTGCCATCATCTCCACCAGCACGGCCGAGTGTGGGCTGGCTGTCACCAGCCTAGACAGGCATGAAGAGAATCAGCTGACTGCCAGCAACTCAGGAGGAAACAATGACCTGTCAGCCACAAAGGTGAGCAAGCGTAAGGTGAGCAAGCGTGAGGTCCCCATGCCCAGCCTGATCGCCGAGAACAGCTGTCAGTGTTCTGGGCCATTCGCCGGAGGAGAAGCAGCGGGCCCTGCGCTCTCCACAGGGGAAGGCCAGCCAGGTGCTGAGTGTGCACAGGAGAAAGAGAGGCATGGCAAGGCCTGTCCTGGCAGAGTGCCACTGGCAGGAAGAGCTCTGTGCCCTGTAAGTGCATCAGAGAAAAGTGTATCCTTGAGCTCTGTTAAGAAAGAAGATAAAAGTGAGGCAGGGACTGCAGGGGACAGTGCCGCAGCAAGTTGTTCAGCAGGGCAGGGCTTGGAAAGGAGTGCTGACTCACCTGCAGATCTCAGAGGGCCAGGACCAGAGCAGCCATCTGGGCAAACAGCAGAGGACTCCGTCAGTAGTCGCTGTTTAACAGCAGTAAATACAGGTGCTGAAAATGTTGATGACATGCCCCAAGTCAAAGACACTGCTGCTGCGCAGTCCTCTCTTCTCCCTGACCAGCAGGGGCCTGAGGACAGCTTGAAAACCACCACCGCCGACTGTATTCATGGCCAAGAATCCAAAATTGCTCCTTCCCATGCAACAATCCATGATGTAGCTCTGTCAGCTCTGACGTGCGAGCCCGACTTGACTATAGAGAGTGAGCCAAGTGGCAGACAGACTGTTCAGGGGTCCAGTGAGAAACCCGATGATGGTAACAGCGTGCTGAAATCACTCCAGGAGGAAGGAGACCTCAGGGGCACTGTTTCTTCTGAAGAAAATTTACGTGCTATAGGTGAGAAtctcttcattttacaaag GCAATGA